Proteins encoded in a region of the Actinomycetota bacterium genome:
- the hypF gene encoding carbamoyltransferase HypF, translated as MGFRPFVYRTAVDLALNGYVSNDSLGVLIEAEGAPADLDELCRRLVDDAPPLARVATVAAERITPTADTGGFTIVSSSDRGAPNVPVSVDVGPCDDCLAELDDPADRRYGYPFINCTNCGPRYTITRRIPYDRPLTTMASFTLCARCQAEYDDPGDRRFHAQPNACPDCGPELILTDPAGVPQAKGADALDLTLHHLAQGRIVAIKGVGGYHLAVDAADAAAVGELRRRKARDDKPFALLVTDLDGARVVCHLDAHAESELACPRRPIVLATRRRDAPVADAVAPGLPELGVMLPPSPLHHLIAARFGSPLVLTSGNLSDEPIAHDDDDALARLGPLVDAVLSHDRAIHIRCDDSVVRAGVDGRLQPIRRSRGYAPEPLTLPSPTQRHVLAVGAELKNTVAVAKAAAVVASHHIGDLEHYPTYASFLQAVEHLCHLFGVAPEVVAHDLHPEYLSTKFATEFGLPTHPVQHHHAHIASCLVDHGEPGPVLGIAFDGLGFGSDGTLWGGEFLVADLGAFERVGHLRPAPLPGGAAAIREPWRMAVSWIGEALGRDTLERIGPRLDDRWAAVAQVATSDATLVTTSAGRLFDAVSALLGIRGRVTYEGQAAIELEARAHAVAPADAPVYPVDVDHGVLDPAPLLAAMLDERRRGVDVARIAAGFHAGLAAATVRLATELARQRQLHTVALSGGVFQNVRLTHLVADQLREDGFGVLVHRSVPANDGGIAIGQAAIASRWRGP; from the coding sequence GTCGAGCAGCGACCGCGGCGCTCCCAACGTCCCGGTCAGCGTCGACGTCGGGCCGTGCGACGACTGCCTGGCCGAACTCGACGACCCGGCCGACCGCCGCTACGGCTACCCGTTCATCAACTGCACCAACTGCGGTCCGCGGTACACCATCACCCGTCGCATCCCCTACGACCGCCCGCTGACCACCATGGCGTCGTTCACGTTGTGCGCCCGCTGCCAGGCCGAGTACGACGACCCGGGCGATCGTCGCTTCCACGCTCAGCCCAACGCCTGCCCCGACTGCGGCCCGGAGCTGATCCTGACCGACCCCGCCGGAGTGCCGCAGGCCAAAGGCGCCGACGCCCTCGACCTGACCCTGCACCACCTCGCCCAGGGCCGCATCGTGGCCATCAAGGGCGTTGGCGGGTACCACCTCGCGGTCGATGCGGCCGACGCGGCGGCGGTCGGGGAGCTGCGCCGGCGCAAGGCGCGCGACGACAAGCCGTTCGCGCTGTTGGTCACCGACCTCGACGGCGCCCGCGTCGTATGCCACCTCGACGCGCACGCGGAGTCCGAGCTCGCCTGTCCACGCCGCCCGATCGTTCTGGCCACCCGCCGCCGCGACGCGCCGGTCGCCGATGCGGTCGCCCCGGGTCTGCCCGAGCTCGGGGTGATGCTCCCGCCGTCGCCGCTGCACCACCTGATCGCCGCGCGGTTCGGTTCTCCGCTGGTGCTCACCAGCGGCAACCTCTCCGACGAGCCGATCGCGCACGACGACGACGACGCCCTCGCTCGGCTGGGTCCCCTGGTCGACGCCGTCCTGTCCCACGACCGCGCCATCCACATCCGTTGCGACGACAGCGTCGTCCGCGCAGGCGTCGACGGCCGGCTCCAGCCGATCCGTCGCTCCCGGGGGTACGCCCCCGAGCCGCTGACGCTGCCGTCACCGACGCAGCGGCACGTCCTGGCCGTCGGGGCGGAGCTGAAGAACACCGTCGCGGTGGCCAAGGCAGCCGCGGTCGTCGCCAGCCACCACATCGGCGACCTCGAGCACTACCCGACGTACGCGTCGTTCTTGCAGGCGGTCGAGCATCTGTGTCACCTGTTCGGTGTGGCCCCCGAAGTGGTGGCCCACGACCTGCACCCGGAGTACCTGTCGACCAAGTTCGCGACCGAGTTCGGCCTACCAACCCACCCGGTCCAGCACCACCACGCGCACATCGCGTCGTGCCTGGTGGACCACGGCGAACCGGGGCCGGTCCTGGGGATCGCGTTCGACGGGCTGGGGTTCGGCAGCGACGGGACGCTGTGGGGCGGGGAGTTCCTGGTCGCCGACCTCGGCGCCTTCGAGCGTGTCGGCCATCTGCGACCCGCTCCGCTTCCGGGCGGAGCCGCAGCGATCCGCGAGCCGTGGCGGATGGCGGTGAGCTGGATCGGCGAGGCGCTGGGGCGCGACACGCTCGAGCGGATCGGGCCGCGACTGGACGACCGCTGGGCCGCTGTGGCGCAGGTCGCCACCTCCGACGCGACCCTGGTGACCACCAGCGCCGGCCGCCTGTTCGATGCCGTGTCGGCGCTGCTGGGCATCCGCGGGCGGGTGACCTACGAAGGTCAGGCCGCGATCGAGCTGGAGGCCCGTGCGCACGCGGTCGCTCCGGCCGACGCTCCCGTCTACCCGGTCGATGTCGACCACGGGGTCTTGGACCCGGCCCCGCTGCTGGCAGCGATGCTCGACGAGCGCCGACGTGGCGTGGACGTCGCCCGCATCGCGGCGGGTTTCCACGCGGGCCTGGCCGCGGCGACCGTCCGCCTGGCGACCGAGCTGGCACGGCAACGGCAGCTGCACACGGTGGCGCTCAGCGGTGGCGTCTTCCAGAACGTCCGGCTCACACACCTGGTCGCCGATCAGCTCCGGGAAGACGGGTTCGGCGTCCTCGTCCATCGCTCGGTGCCGGCGAACGACGGTGGCATCGCGATCGGACAGGCGGCGATCGCTTCGCGCTGGCGAGGGCCGTGA
- a CDS encoding alpha/beta fold hydrolase, protein MPRISFAAADGTVLEGRLTLPDQPPLGAAVLCHPHPQAGGSMDSWMMPVLQRALVGDGWVGLRFNFRGVGGSDGSHGGGQAELADVTGAVERVVDETDAETCLMLVGWSFGAHVALRSALDDERVDGWVGVGLLADGGQFALPPLDVDRLGEWRARKLFLHGSRDQFTSLDQLRPIVEAAAEPKQLHVVDGGDHFLAEHGDVLSAEVRRFGRALLGDE, encoded by the coding sequence GTGCCCCGCATCTCCTTCGCCGCCGCTGATGGCACCGTGCTGGAGGGGCGGCTCACGCTCCCCGACCAGCCGCCGCTCGGCGCGGCGGTCCTGTGTCACCCGCACCCGCAGGCCGGCGGATCGATGGATTCGTGGATGATGCCGGTCCTGCAACGGGCACTGGTCGGCGACGGCTGGGTGGGGCTGCGGTTCAACTTCCGCGGCGTTGGCGGCTCCGACGGTTCTCACGGCGGGGGCCAGGCCGAACTCGCCGACGTCACGGGCGCGGTCGAGCGGGTCGTGGACGAGACCGACGCCGAGACGTGCCTGATGCTGGTCGGGTGGTCGTTCGGGGCGCACGTCGCGCTGCGGTCGGCGTTGGACGACGAACGCGTCGACGGATGGGTGGGAGTGGGACTGCTCGCCGACGGTGGCCAGTTCGCGCTCCCGCCGCTGGACGTCGACCGACTCGGCGAGTGGCGCGCACGCAAGCTGTTCCTGCACGGGTCGCGCGATCAGTTCACCAGCCTCGATCAGTTGCGGCCGATCGTCGAGGCAGCTGCCGAACCCAAGCAACTCCATGTGGTTGACGGCGGCGACCACTTCCTCGCCGAGCACGGCGATGTGCTGTCGGCCGAGGTACGCCGGTTCGGGCGGGCCCTGCTGGGCGACGAGTAG
- a CDS encoding ferredoxin family protein encodes MTYVIAEPCIDVKDKACVEECPVDCIYEGERMLYIHPIECIDCAACEPVCPVEAIAYEDDVPEEWAEFTAINSEFFEDSVTGLGSPGGAFQVGKVDADHPKVVDREVL; translated from the coding sequence GTGACGTACGTGATCGCCGAGCCCTGCATCGACGTCAAGGACAAGGCCTGCGTCGAGGAGTGCCCCGTGGACTGCATCTACGAGGGCGAGCGGATGCTGTACATCCACCCGATCGAGTGCATCGACTGTGCGGCCTGCGAGCCGGTCTGCCCGGTCGAGGCGATCGCCTACGAGGACGATGTCCCCGAGGAGTGGGCGGAGTTCACCGCGATCAACTCCGAGTTCTTCGAGGATTCCGTGACAGGGTTGGGCTCTCCGGGCGGGGCCTTCCAGGTCGGGAAGGTCGACGCGGACCACCCCAAGGTCGTCGACCGAGAGGTGCTGTAG
- a CDS encoding Coenzyme F420 hydrogenase/dehydrogenase, beta subunit C-terminal domain codes for MGDVHWRELYHEVVDTGLCTGCAACVMACPQDVLGYTSEYLPVQIGDGMGFDQCLTGDRGCDICTRACPRFRAWESELDTELFGRPRRPDEASGVARSLLLARATDEAVHVAGQDGGLVSVLLIWGLESDRIDGALTSRIIDGGRGPFDAEPFLARTRDDILATAGSRYTYSANPLAMQQADAERLRQVALVGMSCQASINGTVAARRVNKYRRKIALTIGLLCSKTFTYDGQRQVLADHGIDIADVTKVNVKGRFMVWTRDGRYVEIPLKELHPHTRPGCRLCPDFAAEHADISTGGIGKHNDWTLAIVRTARGEEWMRGVIDAGLVEVRPAEDDDVAMKLLAKLSTTSRKRWPGDLLPEPSRAPGILPLG; via the coding sequence GTGGGCGACGTCCACTGGCGAGAGCTCTACCACGAGGTCGTCGACACCGGGCTGTGCACGGGGTGCGCCGCCTGCGTGATGGCCTGCCCCCAGGACGTGCTGGGGTACACGTCGGAGTACCTCCCCGTGCAGATCGGCGACGGCATGGGGTTCGACCAGTGCCTGACCGGCGACCGCGGATGCGACATCTGCACCCGAGCCTGCCCCCGCTTCCGCGCCTGGGAGTCCGAGCTCGACACGGAACTGTTCGGCCGTCCACGCCGACCTGACGAGGCCTCCGGCGTCGCCCGGTCGCTGCTGCTGGCACGCGCCACCGACGAGGCCGTCCACGTCGCCGGACAGGACGGCGGGTTGGTGTCGGTCCTGCTGATCTGGGGCCTGGAGAGCGACCGCATCGACGGTGCTCTGACGTCGCGGATCATCGACGGCGGACGTGGCCCGTTCGACGCCGAACCGTTCCTGGCCCGCACCCGCGACGACATCTTGGCCACGGCCGGGTCACGCTACACCTACTCGGCGAACCCACTGGCGATGCAGCAGGCAGACGCGGAACGGCTCCGCCAGGTTGCGTTGGTGGGGATGTCGTGCCAGGCGTCGATCAACGGGACGGTCGCAGCGCGGCGGGTCAACAAGTACCGGAGGAAGATCGCGCTGACGATCGGGCTGCTGTGCTCGAAGACGTTCACCTACGACGGGCAGCGCCAGGTCCTCGCCGACCACGGCATCGACATCGCCGACGTCACCAAGGTCAACGTCAAGGGCCGGTTCATGGTGTGGACCCGCGACGGCCGGTACGTCGAGATCCCGCTGAAGGAGCTGCACCCCCACACCCGGCCCGGTTGCAGGCTGTGCCCCGACTTCGCTGCGGAACACGCCGACATCTCCACCGGAGGGATCGGGAAGCACAACGACTGGACGCTGGCGATCGTGCGCACGGCGCGGGGCGAGGAGTGGATGCGCGGCGTGATCGACGCCGGCCTCGTGGAGGTCCGCCCGGCTGAAGACGACGACGTCGCGATGAAGCTGCTCGCCAAGCTGTCGACGACGTCGCGCAAGCGCTGGCCGGGTGACCTGCTTCCCGAGCCTTCCCGGGCCCCGGGGATCCTGCCGCTGGGCTGA
- a CDS encoding dCMP deaminase family protein: protein MRTSWDPSSVAHPDRQSWDEYFLDLARAASTRATCVRRKHGAVIVRSRRIVATGYNGAPSGYPHCADGACPRARSDAPQGHGYESCTAIHAEANALLFSSPEERDGATLYCTGAPCFGCAKLIANSGIAEVVASGGRYDGWEDVRDFLRTCGVRIRLLDGFEGNPALDLASATG from the coding sequence GTGCGTACGTCCTGGGATCCGTCGAGCGTCGCCCACCCTGACCGCCAGTCGTGGGACGAGTACTTCCTCGATCTCGCCCGTGCAGCCTCGACCCGGGCGACGTGCGTGCGCCGCAAGCACGGCGCGGTCATCGTGCGCAGCCGCCGGATCGTGGCCACCGGGTACAACGGCGCCCCGTCGGGCTACCCGCACTGTGCCGACGGCGCGTGCCCCCGGGCCCGCTCCGACGCCCCGCAGGGCCACGGCTACGAGTCGTGCACCGCGATCCACGCCGAAGCCAACGCGCTGCTGTTCTCGTCGCCCGAGGAGCGCGACGGCGCCACCCTCTACTGCACCGGGGCGCCGTGTTTCGGGTGCGCGAAGCTCATCGCCAACTCGGGGATCGCCGAGGTCGTGGCCTCCGGCGGTCGGTACGACGGCTGGGAGGACGTCCGCGACTTCCTGCGGACGTGTGGGGTGCGCATCAGGCTCCTCGACGGGTTCGAGGGCAACCCCGCGCTGGACCTGGCGTCCGCGACGGGATGA